A window from Centropristis striata isolate RG_2023a ecotype Rhode Island chromosome 4, C.striata_1.0, whole genome shotgun sequence encodes these proteins:
- the tlcd1 gene encoding TLC domain-containing protein 1: MDTLVSVVKSHPGPAVLVFALIFRLIHRLLQRLPVPKVVKQDDTHTWKWKNLSVSMVHSLLTGTWAMTCAAIWPETLRNLHSFHTPLSYLLVCVSTGYFVQDAGDIILTGHAKASWGFLLHHVLVISCFMYTLYTEVYVAGAVVALFVEVNSVTLHLRLLLKLADDRCSFTYYINKHINIITYVTFRLGTQFYLTWYIIQNYAWLDHALYFLISIIMMNIMMLVYFYRLVRADFFPRKKEKSVGQNGACNNNSKKFPCD, from the exons atggacaCCCTGGTTTCTGTTGTGAAGAGCCACCCTGGTCCGGCAGTGCTGGTGTTCGCTCTGATTTTCAGGCTGATCCACCGGTTGCTGCAAAGGCTGCCTGTTCCCAAAGTGGTGAAGCAGGATGACACCCACACCTGGAAGTGGAAGAACCTCTCTGTCTCGATGGTGCACTCCCTGCTGACTGGGACATGGGCTATGACCTG TGCAGCGATTTGGCCAGAGACGTTGAGAAACCTTCACTCTTTCCACACCCCTCTGTCCTACCTGCTCGTCTGTGTCTCAACAG GATACTTTGTGCAGGATGCAGGTGATATTATCCTCACAGGACATGCAAAAGCATCATGGGGATTCTTACTCCATCATGTGCTG GTAATCTCATGTTTCATGTACACCCTCTACACTGAAGTGTATGTAGCCGGCGCTGTTGTCGCTCTCTTTGTGGAGGTCAACAGCGTCACCCTCCACCTGAGGCTGCTGCTGAAGCTGGCAGACGATCGCTGCTCCTTCACCTACTACATCAACAAGCACATCAACATCATCACCTACGTCACTTTTCGTCTAGGCACCCAGTTCTACCTCACCTGGTACATCATCCAAAACTACGCCTGGCTGGACCACGCTTTATACTTCCTCATCTCCATAATAATGATGAATATCATGATGCTGGTTTATTTCTACCGCCTGGTCCGTGCTGATTTTTTCCCCCGAAAAAAGGAGAAATCGGTGGGACAGAACGGGGCGTGCAACAACAACTCCAAAAAGTTTCCCTGTGATTGA